The proteins below are encoded in one region of Leptotrichia sp. oral taxon 218:
- a CDS encoding heavy metal translocating P-type ATPase, which produces MAGRNYLLNCEILHEIRGRIRIRSRALKYLGVHKEEITKRLMQVHYIKSVEISTITGSVLIYFDNFSLTGENFVSLLQNTLNGYLVDIYKNEKKQASNKYVIERRLQEESPKEIMKNIGAAVLLLLLPGPKTKLTGIRRLFNYKTISTISLALPVLKNGILSLIHNKRPNADTLSSTAIVSSIALGSERTALTIMILERIAELLTAYTMKKTRGVIKDMLSVGESYVWKASEDEDQVAKKVPIEEIKKGDLILVQTGEKISVDGTIEKGSAVIDQSAITGEYMPVKKETGQEVFAGTLLKSGNITVRAEKVGDDRTASRIIKLVEDASFNKADIQSYADAFSAQLIPLNFLLAGIVYASTRNLQKALSMLVIDYSCGIRLSTATAFSASINTAAKNGILIKGSNYLEELSKADTVIFDKTGTITEGKPKVQTVKTFAKNMKDNRMIALAAAAEETSTHPLASAILNEVRNRGLKIPRHKEDVIRVARGIETYVNKDIIRVGSRRYMEENNISVEMSVDVVKGMQNNGEIVIYVAKNENLIGVIGVSDPPRENIKKAMNRLRNQGIDDIVLLTGDLRQQAETIANSMSMDRYESELLPEDKAKDILKFRSIGSKVIMIGDGINDAPALSYANVGIALGSTRTDVAMEAADVTITSDDPLLIPAVIGLAKNTVKIIKQNFVMAIGINSFALVLGATGLLPAIYSSVLHNSITILVVGNSLRLLKYDVNK; this is translated from the coding sequence ATGGCTGGTAGAAATTATTTGCTAAATTGTGAGATTTTGCATGAAATTCGTGGGAGAATCAGAATTCGTTCAAGAGCGTTAAAATATCTTGGCGTTCACAAAGAAGAAATAACAAAGCGTTTAATGCAAGTTCATTATATAAAAAGTGTTGAAATTTCAACTATTACAGGTTCTGTACTTATTTATTTTGATAACTTTTCGCTAACTGGAGAAAATTTTGTATCTTTGCTTCAAAATACATTGAATGGGTATTTGGTGGATATTTACAAAAATGAGAAAAAACAAGCATCGAATAAATATGTGATAGAAAGACGATTACAGGAAGAATCACCAAAAGAAATTATGAAAAATATTGGAGCGGCAGTATTATTACTTTTGCTTCCAGGTCCAAAAACGAAATTGACTGGAATTAGAAGATTATTTAATTACAAAACTATTTCAACAATTTCTTTGGCATTGCCTGTTTTAAAAAATGGAATTTTGTCATTGATTCATAATAAGCGTCCGAATGCGGATACATTGAGTTCTACGGCGATTGTAAGTAGTATCGCTTTAGGAAGTGAGCGAACAGCTTTGACAATTATGATTTTGGAAAGAATTGCAGAACTTTTGACGGCTTATACTATGAAAAAGACTCGTGGTGTAATTAAAGATATGCTAAGTGTTGGAGAAAGCTATGTTTGGAAAGCATCTGAAGATGAAGACCAAGTGGCGAAAAAAGTTCCAATTGAAGAAATTAAAAAGGGTGATTTGATACTTGTTCAAACTGGAGAAAAAATAAGTGTCGATGGAACAATTGAAAAGGGAAGTGCGGTAATTGACCAATCGGCGATTACTGGAGAATATATGCCTGTTAAAAAGGAAACAGGACAGGAAGTTTTTGCTGGAACGCTTTTGAAAAGCGGAAATATTACTGTAAGAGCTGAAAAAGTTGGAGATGATAGAACGGCTTCAAGAATTATAAAATTGGTGGAAGATGCTTCGTTTAACAAAGCGGACATTCAATCTTACGCCGATGCATTTTCTGCACAGTTGATTCCGTTAAATTTCCTTCTTGCTGGAATAGTTTATGCTTCGACTAGAAATTTACAAAAGGCATTGAGTATGCTTGTAATTGACTATTCATGTGGAATAAGATTGTCGACAGCGACAGCATTTTCTGCTTCAATTAATACAGCTGCTAAAAACGGAATTTTGATTAAAGGAAGCAATTATTTGGAAGAACTTTCAAAGGCTGATACTGTAATATTTGATAAAACTGGAACAATTACAGAAGGAAAACCTAAAGTTCAAACAGTAAAAACTTTTGCTAAAAATATGAAAGATAATAGAATGATTGCATTAGCTGCGGCTGCTGAAGAAACTTCTACACACCCTTTGGCAAGTGCGATTTTAAACGAAGTAAGAAATAGAGGATTAAAAATACCACGACATAAAGAAGATGTAATTAGAGTGGCAAGAGGAATCGAAACTTATGTAAATAAGGATATTATTCGTGTGGGAAGCAGAAGATACATGGAAGAAAATAATATTTCGGTAGAGATGTCAGTTGACGTGGTAAAAGGAATGCAAAATAATGGAGAAATCGTTATTTATGTGGCTAAAAATGAGAATTTAATCGGTGTAATCGGAGTTTCTGATCCACCAAGGGAAAATATCAAAAAAGCTATGAACCGTTTGAGAAATCAAGGAATAGACGATATTGTGCTACTTACAGGAGATTTGAGACAACAGGCTGAAACCATTGCAAATAGTATGTCGATGGATAGATACGAATCTGAATTGTTACCAGAAGATAAGGCAAAAGATATATTGAAATTCCGTTCAATCGGATCAAAAGTTATTATGATTGGAGATGGAATAAACGATGCTCCAGCTCTTTCTTACGCAAATGTAGGAATAGCACTTGGAAGCACTAGAACAGATGTCGCAATGGAAGCTGCCGATGTTACAATAACTTCTGACGATCCGTTGTTAATACCAGCTGTAATCGGTTTAGCTAAAAATACTGTAAAA
- a CDS encoding HMA2 domain-containing protein, with the protein MLENFFRTTYLMFNQIKVVHSIPGRLRLFVPNLSKVPEELKKYDNEVKKLILSKKGIKSVEYSYITNKILLYYDPNLISEKEILEWMNKVWKTVVNHPELYENKSLKEIEDNLEIFYDLIKRL; encoded by the coding sequence ATGTTAGAAAATTTTTTTAGAACAACATATCTGATGTTTAATCAGATAAAGGTAGTGCACAGCATTCCTGGAAGACTTAGGCTATTTGTTCCAAATTTATCAAAAGTTCCAGAGGAATTAAAAAAATATGATAATGAAGTAAAAAAACTTATTTTATCAAAAAAAGGGATAAAAAGTGTTGAATATTCGTATATAACGAATAAAATTTTGCTTTATTATGATCCAAATTTGATTTCAGAAAAGGAAATACTTGAATGGATGAACAAAGTTTGGAAAACGGTTGTCAATCATCCTGAATTGTATGAAAATAAATCTTTGAAAGAAATAGAAGATAATTTGGAAATTTTTTATGATTTGATAAAAAGACTTTAA
- a CDS encoding HMA2 domain-containing protein — protein MLQSFYGVIQVKHYQNGRLRLQTEVLKDDEELKEEFLNNIRKIEGINSVEVNSITGSILIYFDEKVIESSFLYLVVLRLLHLDEEALKNKPGRIKELLKQIFESADMAVYNKSKGYLDLRTLTAGIFIFYGIKKLWKVPGLPKGATLLWWASRLLSDEKRK, from the coding sequence ATGTTGCAAAGTTTTTATGGCGTTATTCAAGTGAAACATTATCAAAATGGACGTTTGCGATTGCAGACGGAAGTGTTAAAAGATGACGAAGAGTTGAAAGAGGAATTTTTAAATAATATTCGTAAAATAGAAGGAATAAATTCTGTGGAAGTTAATTCTATTACTGGAAGTATTCTGATTTATTTTGATGAAAAAGTTATTGAAAGTTCTTTTTTGTATTTGGTAGTGTTGAGATTGCTTCATTTGGATGAGGAAGCCTTGAAAAATAAACCTGGGAGAATAAAAGAGTTGTTAAAGCAGATATTTGAATCAGCAGATATGGCTGTTTATAACAAGAGTAAAGGTTATTTGGATTTGAGGACATTAACTGCAGGTATTTTTATTTTTTATGGAATAAAAAAATTATGGAAAGTTCCAGGATTACCTAAAGGAGCTACATTGTTATGGTGGGCTTCAAGACTTTTATCAGACGAGAAAAGAAAGTAG
- a CDS encoding zinc transporter 7-A, which translates to MEKLVRRGGGGHSHGGGHGHFHGSGGSHHYGGHYGGEHSSGEHSRGHSDGEGDGKSKKSGDDEQENSSSFWRSRGSHSSSSGRINCESIVDAKERENCINRSQNIGLFDIFIIFAGVILFIGSGFYKIIKKLS; encoded by the coding sequence ATGGAAAAATTAGTAAGAAGAGGTGGTGGCGGACATTCTCATGGTGGTGGACATGGTCATTTTCATGGAAGTGGTGGAAGTCATCATTATGGTGGTCACTATGGTGGAGAACATAGTAGCGGAGAGCATTCGAGAGGACATTCAGATGGAGAAGGAGATGGAAAATCTAAAAAATCTGGTGATGATGAGCAAGAAAATTCGTCATCTTTTTGGAGAAGTCGTGGTTCTCATTCAAGCAGTTCAGGGAGAATAAACTGTGAAAGTATTGTTGATGCAAAAGAAAGAGAAAATTGTATTAATAGGAGTCAAAATATTGGTCTTTTTGATATATTTATCATTTTTGCAGGTGTAATACTTTTTATTGGTTCAGGATTTTATAAAATAATAAAAAAATTATCTTAA
- a CDS encoding Dam family site-specific DNA-(adenine-N6)-methyltransferase produces the protein MERFKIYNRRYLGSKYKLLEFIEKIVEKNTENSKVFLDLFAGTGVVADYFNKKYDVVLNDLLRCNYFSYECFFSNLEYDEKKLIEIMKKYNEKIIEDNNYYSENFKNTYLSEKNLKKVGFIRDGIDDLFEKKEINKREKAILITSLIYAVDRIANTVGHYDAYRKNGDLEKELLLKFPQIENENNKNNKIFCMDANELVKEFSADIVYIDPPYNSRQYSDAYHFLENIATNEKPDVFGVARKMDRTHIKSKYCLSSAKKTLEELIEDISAKYILFSYNNTQQKANSRSNARISDSEILEILESKGEVTVFEKDFNPFTVGKTNIENHTERIFFCEVKKFKKDDRKEKQKQNKIKKENKLFEINNREKKLSQSPLNYTGGKFKLLKKIFEKIPKDIEIFYDIFCGGFNVGANFNAGRVIGIDKNKELIELLNFLKKQNYEKLEKEIEKKIEYYGLSNSFENGYEYYGCNSQNGLGKYNKEKFLKLREDYNNKKNEILFLLLIFYSFNNQIRFNKKNEFNLPVGKRDFNSNLRKKLKNFIYNLQLVETKFQNMDFRDINLERIDSENAFFYLDPPYLLGQASYNENNSWTENDEKDLLKFLERCNERKIRFALSNVLEHKGKENEVLKDWCLKNNFFINEMDFNYYNSSYQVKNKNTTTREVLVTNFSKTISYKK, from the coding sequence TTGGAAAGATTTAAAATATATAATAGAAGATATTTGGGAAGTAAATATAAATTGTTGGAATTTATTGAAAAAATAGTAGAAAAAAATACAGAAAATAGTAAAGTATTTTTGGATTTATTTGCAGGAACAGGAGTTGTAGCAGATTATTTTAATAAAAAATATGATGTTGTACTGAATGATTTGCTAAGATGTAATTATTTTTCTTATGAATGTTTTTTTTCAAATTTGGAATATGATGAAAAAAAATTGATTGAGATTATGAAAAAATATAACGAAAAAATTATTGAAGATAATAATTATTATTCTGAAAATTTTAAAAATACATATTTAAGTGAGAAAAATTTAAAAAAAGTTGGATTTATAAGAGATGGTATTGATGATTTATTTGAGAAAAAAGAAATAAATAAACGAGAGAAAGCAATATTAATAACATCTTTAATATATGCTGTTGATAGAATTGCTAATACAGTGGGACATTATGATGCTTACAGAAAAAATGGAGATTTAGAAAAAGAATTACTTTTGAAATTTCCTCAAATTGAAAATGAAAATAATAAAAACAATAAAATTTTTTGTATGGATGCAAATGAATTAGTAAAAGAATTTAGTGCAGATATTGTGTATATTGATCCACCTTATAATTCAAGGCAGTACAGCGATGCTTATCATTTTTTAGAAAATATTGCGACAAATGAAAAACCAGATGTATTTGGAGTTGCTAGAAAAATGGATAGAACCCACATAAAAAGTAAATATTGTTTATCAAGTGCAAAAAAAACTTTGGAAGAATTGATTGAAGATATTTCGGCAAAATATATTCTTTTTTCGTATAATAATACACAGCAAAAGGCTAATTCTCGTTCAAATGCAAGGATTAGTGATAGTGAAATTTTAGAAATTTTGGAATCCAAAGGGGAAGTTACTGTATTTGAAAAAGATTTTAATCCGTTTACAGTGGGAAAAACAAATATTGAAAACCATACAGAAAGAATATTTTTTTGTGAAGTAAAAAAATTTAAAAAAGATGATAGAAAAGAAAAACAGAAACAAAATAAAATAAAAAAAGAAAATAAACTTTTTGAAATAAATAATAGAGAAAAAAAATTAAGCCAATCACCACTTAATTATACAGGTGGAAAATTTAAATTATTAAAAAAAATTTTTGAAAAAATACCCAAAGATATTGAAATTTTTTATGATATTTTTTGTGGTGGCTTTAATGTAGGAGCGAACTTTAATGCTGGAAGAGTAATAGGGATTGATAAAAATAAAGAATTGATAGAATTACTTAATTTTTTGAAAAAACAAAATTATGAAAAGTTGGAAAAAGAAATAGAGAAAAAAATAGAATATTATGGTTTAAGTAATTCTTTTGAAAATGGGTATGAATACTATGGCTGTAATTCTCAGAATGGTTTGGGAAAATATAACAAAGAAAAATTTTTAAAATTACGAGAAGATTATAATAATAAAAAAAATGAAATATTGTTTCTTCTATTAATTTTTTATTCTTTTAACAATCAAATTAGGTTTAATAAAAAAAATGAATTTAATTTACCTGTCGGAAAGAGAGATTTTAATTCTAATTTACGAAAAAAATTAAAAAATTTTATTTATAATTTACAGTTAGTTGAAACAAAATTTCAAAATATGGATTTTCGTGATATAAATTTAGAAAGAATTGACAGCGAAAATGCTTTTTTTTATCTTGATCCGCCATATTTATTGGGTCAGGCGAGTTATAATGAAAATAATTCCTGGACTGAAAATGATGAAAAGGATTTATTAAAATTTTTAGAAAGATGCAATGAAAGAAAAATTAGATTTGCTCTTTCAAATGTTTTGGAACATAAAGGGAAAGAGAATGAGGTTTTAAAAGATTGGTGTTTAAAAAATAATTTTTTTATAAATGAAATGGATTTTAATTATTATAATTCCAGTTATCAAGTTAAAAATAAGAATACTACGACAAGGGAAGTTCTAGTTACAAATTTTAGTAAGACAATTAGTTATAAAAAATAA
- a CDS encoding AlwI family type II restriction endonuclease — MKLQNKDSVMNLGDTSFRRKNLLDDYKIMLQGITEQLEEWSTKNSSQMTFYQYVAKSGLINDTFYGDYYSFISDKFKESIFEKYKNKKEVTDYKSLVKYFILEQKKRGRTYTNALVKIGLVDEKRKITAVGEALLDGDTKQDDIEKLFNLSADNIIFLRQLLKLRVYESEGENYIYPFRMGIYLLSKFDDIPQKEFCTILSLIRAGKKEEEYREILDKYKFVKNKNMSFGEYVSRYIQEETLEIKFEEKYRISKEKFEKYFLNRKSKDKIEDYFEFYEISLDFFENRDSETYKKLEKISKKESIKKAFGFNRIPFKFSKTVKEFLEENKETIFESKNIEEFNKLFYELFRDSKNYDLIFEYNDMTIRTFNLSGIISFENGLVNLSYKWLSKNIFSEIIGMKKLNNEVVKDNFHKNISFSEIFDLSEERIESFIEKLRKENNIPKELSIFEYFSDKIDKDFEKKLEERFSNDKVCSILNLFKNRENDEKISKEVTDNAKIPTIFEYMLAIAWHRISNKEFNLKKSLKLSLDGDGFPLSHAPGGDGDIIAEYSDFDVMLEATLMDRNTQKRGELEPVIRHTTNLTIKNMEENKKTYTFFVANELDANVINIFRVTSQIQLQSTQNREKYTNGIKIYSLTIDKIIYLLENNINYKYFLNRVFENYSKIEFIGNNWCEDTWNNSVKGENIGKI; from the coding sequence ATGAAGCTACAGAATAAAGATTCCGTGATGAATTTAGGAGATACAAGTTTTAGAAGAAAAAATTTGTTAGATGATTACAAAATAATGTTGCAAGGAATTACGGAACAATTGGAAGAATGGTCTACGAAGAATAGTTCACAAATGACTTTTTATCAATATGTTGCTAAAAGTGGATTGATAAATGATACATTTTATGGAGATTATTATTCTTTTATATCTGATAAATTTAAAGAAAGTATTTTTGAAAAATATAAAAATAAAAAGGAAGTCACAGATTATAAGAGTTTAGTAAAATATTTTATTTTAGAACAGAAAAAAAGAGGGAGAACTTATACGAATGCACTTGTAAAAATAGGACTTGTAGATGAAAAAAGAAAAATAACAGCAGTTGGAGAAGCGTTGTTAGACGGAGATACAAAACAGGATGATATTGAAAAATTATTTAATTTATCAGCAGACAACATTATTTTTTTAAGACAATTATTGAAATTGAGAGTTTATGAATCTGAAGGAGAAAATTACATTTATCCATTTAGAATGGGAATTTATTTACTGAGTAAATTTGATGATATTCCACAAAAGGAATTTTGTACGATTTTGTCTTTAATCAGAGCAGGAAAGAAAGAGGAAGAATATAGAGAAATACTGGATAAATATAAATTCGTAAAAAATAAAAATATGAGTTTTGGTGAATATGTTTCAAGATATATACAAGAAGAAACTTTAGAAATAAAATTTGAAGAAAAGTATAGAATTTCAAAAGAGAAATTTGAAAAATATTTTTTAAATAGAAAAAGTAAAGATAAAATAGAGGATTATTTTGAATTTTACGAAATATCTTTAGATTTTTTTGAAAATAGAGATTCGGAAACATATAAAAAATTAGAAAAAATAAGTAAAAAAGAGAGTATAAAAAAGGCTTTTGGATTCAATAGAATTCCGTTTAAATTTAGTAAAACAGTAAAAGAATTTTTGGAAGAGAATAAAGAAACGATATTTGAATCTAAAAATATTGAAGAGTTCAATAAATTATTTTATGAATTATTTCGAGATTCTAAAAACTATGATTTGATTTTTGAATATAATGATATGACAATTAGAACTTTTAATCTTTCAGGAATAATTAGTTTTGAGAATGGACTGGTAAATTTATCGTATAAATGGTTGAGTAAAAATATTTTTTCAGAAATTATAGGTATGAAAAAGTTAAATAATGAAGTAGTCAAAGATAATTTTCATAAAAATATTTCATTTTCAGAGATTTTTGATTTATCAGAAGAGAGAATTGAAAGTTTTATAGAAAAACTAAGAAAAGAGAACAATATTCCAAAAGAATTATCAATTTTTGAATATTTTTCGGACAAAATAGATAAAGATTTTGAAAAAAAATTGGAAGAAAGATTTTCAAATGATAAAGTCTGTAGCATATTAAATTTGTTTAAAAATAGGGAAAATGATGAAAAAATTTCAAAAGAAGTTACAGATAATGCAAAAATTCCTACAATTTTTGAATATATGTTGGCAATCGCCTGGCATAGAATTTCTAATAAAGAATTTAATTTGAAGAAAAGTCTGAAATTGTCGCTTGATGGAGATGGATTTCCGCTTTCACATGCTCCAGGTGGCGATGGCGATATAATTGCAGAATATTCAGATTTTGATGTTATGCTAGAAGCAACATTGATGGATAGAAATACTCAGAAAAGAGGAGAACTTGAGCCTGTAATACGCCATACAACGAATTTGACAATAAAAAATATGGAAGAAAATAAAAAAACATATACTTTTTTTGTTGCAAACGAATTAGATGCAAATGTAATTAATATTTTTAGAGTAACTTCACAAATTCAACTTCAATCAACACAAAATAGAGAGAAATATACAAACGGAATAAAGATTTATTCATTAACGATAGACAAGATAATTTATTTACTTGAAAATAATATAAATTATAAATATTTTCTAAATAGAGTTTTTGAGAATTACAGCAAAATAGAATTTATAGGAAATAACTGGTGTGAAGATACATGGAATAATTCTGTAAAAGGAGAAAATATTGGAAAGATTTAA
- a CDS encoding SIR2 family protein, producing the protein MLEQDIRFLAEELEKGKLVVFVGAGVSKNSGLPEWEELIKDYADYRGIKEFTSKQFLTIPEEVFERYGSLKYYEIAEKRFLGKYVPNSIHRILKKMKLTYIITTNYDTLIEDEIKNLQIVSKDEDLPYTNSNRMLIKMHGDFENKNIVLKKSDYDNYEKNFQLISTLVKGLFTTNTVLFIGYSYSDTNVQQIMNWIKEILKEKTRKAFLVEFTNEDNKEEENGEQINKISLKLLNNNNDEVLYESKKERFNNNYEKTLTKFLSNIYNEKEKVKQEKIFEIYINLNYLTKHNWNKLNKYSEIRIDEDWKRILYTRLEFKDIEKYEEILFKSRIKKILQRINRNEKEILIPFSEKGITPKRKEQKNILEEKIEVEEKCLKIICDYDYKNFQNLVEEYKENNNINKYVIVYGYLFFKKINKAKETIKSMIEEKENVNSKNEKLVWDNFILSIIEFMEITHAEENLNKTFESIEESLEDKYFEYFKYETELFNEIFKYSTLEALNKEMNKLFDKVRKGKSTSYVMGTPPSYKAIILSRDLFYFYSLNGIFGNSFSDYSEFMKKYIEILLMSYTNKNIEVKNQMFKNRNLIEEFEYFDFFMMLELSYSDLKKLFNEYEIKDLKCEKEIFDKLIVLLKNILDWIIENDNEFMEKIDTLESILLIISKLNLIETQFEKLVDIILNDKNSNVFFENNYALDVADNFIVIIYKNFKNLNKEFFDKILEKIFLIDRKRIDENLLDHITYYFNKKEMPKISKNDKIKNFINKNNLKIKCYFLRIIDEIYFEELKNEILKEIKDTLNIEVYSFLLNQKFIDVIPETEDKIIKELDRIFQKKDTDINNLISYTSEKEKILDFLLVSGLNNKLPISFIEKLKKYKNKEFFKSLEQYESEILWKYILNQENFDYSEFTENELEKFSKIRIKNLLEKNNKKLIKLVREYIFSKIKNNDNISNNNIVEAYFEWESEKNEATE; encoded by the coding sequence GTGTTAGAACAAGATATTAGATTTTTAGCTGAAGAATTAGAAAAAGGAAAATTAGTAGTTTTTGTTGGAGCAGGAGTTTCTAAAAATAGTGGATTGCCAGAATGGGAAGAATTAATAAAAGATTATGCCGATTATAGAGGAATAAAAGAATTTACATCAAAACAATTTTTAACTATACCAGAAGAAGTTTTTGAAAGATATGGTAGTTTGAAATATTATGAAATTGCAGAAAAAAGATTTTTAGGGAAATATGTTCCCAATTCTATTCATAGAATTTTAAAAAAAATGAAATTGACTTATATAATTACAACAAATTATGATACATTAATTGAAGATGAAATAAAAAATTTACAAATTGTAAGTAAAGATGAAGATTTACCGTACACTAATTCTAACAGAATGCTTATAAAAATGCATGGTGATTTTGAAAATAAAAATATAGTTTTGAAGAAAAGTGATTATGATAATTATGAAAAAAATTTTCAATTAATTTCAACTCTTGTAAAAGGTTTATTTACAACAAATACAGTACTATTTATAGGTTATTCATACAGTGATACAAATGTGCAACAAATTATGAATTGGATAAAAGAAATTTTGAAAGAGAAAACTAGAAAGGCATTTCTTGTTGAATTTACAAACGAGGATAATAAAGAGGAAGAAAATGGTGAACAGATAAATAAAATTTCATTAAAACTTTTGAATAATAATAACGACGAAGTACTATATGAAAGTAAAAAAGAAAGATTTAATAATAATTACGAGAAAACTTTAACTAAATTTTTATCGAATATCTATAATGAAAAAGAGAAAGTGAAGCAAGAAAAAATTTTTGAAATATATATAAATTTAAATTATTTAACAAAGCACAATTGGAATAAACTTAATAAATATTCTGAAATTCGTATAGATGAAGACTGGAAAAGAATTTTATATACAAGATTAGAGTTTAAAGATATAGAAAAATATGAAGAGATACTTTTTAAATCAAGGATAAAAAAAATTCTTCAGAGGATAAATAGAAATGAAAAAGAAATATTAATTCCTTTTTCTGAAAAAGGAATTACTCCTAAGAGAAAAGAACAAAAAAATATTTTAGAAGAAAAAATAGAAGTAGAAGAAAAATGTTTAAAAATAATTTGTGATTATGATTATAAAAATTTTCAGAATTTAGTAGAAGAATACAAAGAAAATAACAATATTAACAAATATGTAATTGTATATGGATATTTATTTTTTAAAAAAATAAATAAAGCAAAAGAAACAATAAAAAGTATGATAGAAGAAAAAGAAAATGTTAATAGTAAAAATGAAAAATTAGTTTGGGATAACTTTATATTGAGTATTATTGAATTTATGGAAATAACACATGCAGAAGAAAATTTAAATAAAACTTTTGAAAGTATAGAAGAAAGTTTGGAAGATAAGTATTTTGAATATTTTAAATATGAAACAGAACTTTTTAATGAAATATTTAAGTATTCAACTTTAGAAGCTTTAAATAAGGAAATGAACAAATTATTTGATAAAGTAAGAAAAGGGAAAAGTACTTCATATGTAATGGGAACACCTCCGTCATACAAAGCTATAATTTTGTCAAGAGATTTATTTTATTTTTATTCTTTAAATGGAATATTTGGAAATTCATTTTCTGATTATTCAGAATTTATGAAAAAGTACATTGAAATTTTACTCATGTCGTATACTAATAAGAATATTGAGGTCAAAAATCAGATGTTTAAAAACAGAAACCTTATAGAAGAATTTGAATATTTTGATTTTTTTATGATGTTAGAATTAAGTTACAGTGATTTGAAAAAATTATTTAATGAATATGAGATAAAAGATTTAAAATGTGAGAAAGAAATTTTCGATAAATTAATTGTATTACTCAAAAATATACTTGATTGGATAATAGAGAATGATAACGAATTTATGGAAAAAATAGATACTTTAGAAAGTATTTTACTAATAATCTCGAAATTAAATTTAATAGAAACTCAGTTTGAAAAATTAGTTGACATAATATTAAATGATAAAAATAGCAATGTCTTTTTTGAAAATAATTATGCTTTGGATGTAGCAGATAACTTTATAGTTATAATTTATAAAAATTTTAAAAATTTAAACAAAGAGTTTTTTGATAAGATATTGGAAAAGATTTTTTTAATTGATAGGAAAAGAATAGATGAAAATTTATTGGATCACATTACATACTATTTTAATAAAAAAGAAATGCCAAAAATTTCAAAAAATGATAAAATAAAAAACTTTATTAATAAAAATAATTTAAAAATAAAATGTTATTTTTTAAGAATAATAGATGAAATATATTTTGAAGAGTTAAAAAATGAAATACTAAAAGAAATAAAAGATACACTAAATATAGAAGTTTATAGTTTTTTATTAAATCAAAAATTTATAGATGTTATTCCAGAAACAGAAGATAAAATAATAAAAGAATTAGATAGAATTTTTCAAAAAAAAGATACAGATATAAATAATTTAATAAGTTATACATCTGAAAAAGAAAAGATTTTAGATTTTTTATTAGTATCGGGTTTAAATAATAAATTACCGATTTCTTTTATAGAAAAATTAAAAAAATATAAAAATAAGGAATTTTTTAAATCGTTGGAACAATATGAGTCAGAGATATTATGGAAATACATATTAAATCAAGAAAATTTTGATTATTCTGAATTTACAGAAAATGAGTTAGAGAAATTTTCAAAAATAAGAATAAAAAATCTTTTAGAAAAAAATAATAAAAAATTAATAAAATTAGTGAGAGAATATATTTTTTCTAAAATTAAGAATAATGATAATATTTCAAATAATAATATTGTAGAAGCTTATTTTGAATGGGAGAGTGAAAAAAATGAAGCTACAGAATAA